The genomic DNA GCATCGGCACTGAGCCTAGCAAGCAAACCTTCTAAACTCTGAAACTGCCTTAAAACTGCCTCCTGCCGCTCAGTCGCGCTACTTTCGACTTTTGAAATCGTATCTTGCAAACTCCGTATCTCGCTCTCGTTTGCCGTTAATGCCGAATCAATCGACCTGTTATAGCCGGTAAACCCGTGCACTACGCCATTTACTCCGGCGATTCTGTCGGCTAAGTTGGTGAGAGTCTCTATCACACCCGTGGGGTCTTTATTAAAAGCCTCCTCAAATGTCTCTAGATCAAAGGCTAGCTTGCCGCTCTTTTCCGTAGATACGCCTAATGCAGAAAGTTTCGTGCCATCAGAGCCACTTGCCTGGAAAAGCGCCTCGCGAATCGCCGATACTACATCTTCGTCTATATTAGTCCCCGATAGCGAACCATACACGTTTTGAGATTCGCCATTCTTGGTAGTGACCGATACCGGATCCTCTTTATTGACAAATTCTACAATTGAATTAAAAGCAGAGACAAACTCACCAAGCTGCGCAGAGCTAGTCGCCGCATCAGCACTAACGCTAATATTTGTATCTCCGATTTGAGAGAGCTCAATCGTCAAGCCCGAAATAACATCATTAATTGTATTGGACTCCCGCTCTATTTCGCCTACCCCGCTTATAGTAAACTTAGCATTAGTAGCCTGATCCACTATATGGCCGTCTAAAGCACTCGCAGTAAATAGTTCCGGGTTATCAGCACTAATTGTCACACTGCCCTCGGCCGTTCCGGTAGAACTTGTTTGGAATACAATTTTGTAACTCTGCTCGCTTTCTGTACCAACATTTACTAAGCTCGCCGTTGCGGCATTGCCTGACTTTTCATTAATTTGGTCAACGACGTCCTGTGCAGTCGTGAGTTCGTCTACCTGAACATCGAAGGATTTAGCACTTTCGCCTTCGCCCACAGTAAATGTTACTGCGCCACTCTGCGCTGCATCGCCTATTACAAATTCGCTCCCAGAACTAAAGGTTCGATTAAACGAACCTGCGGCAGAACTAGCTATTGATGAAACACTTAGGCTATACGAACCTTGATTTGCGCTGCTATCGGCAACGACCGTTGCAA from Deltaproteobacteria bacterium includes the following:
- the fliD gene encoding flagellar filament capping protein FliD, whose amino-acid sequence is MAGSISFPGIGSGIDGASIAKSVFDHLTLQNIPRSNKISLLGQENESINTLNNLLLSLADKLGKMRSADGGAGGRAALSSNGEVATVVADSSANQGSYSLSVSSIASSAAGSFNRTFSSGSEFVIGDAAQSGAVTFTVGEGESAKSFDVQVDELTTAQDVVDQINEKSGNAATASLVNVGTESEQSYKIVFQTSSTGTAEGSVTISADNPELFTASALDGHIVDQATNAKFTISGVGEIERESNTINDVISGLTIELSQIGDTNISVSADAATSSAQLGEFVSAFNSIVEFVNKEDPVSVTTKNGESQNVYGSLSGTNIDEDVVSAIREALFQASGSDGTKLSALGVSTEKSGKLAFDLETFEEAFNKDPTGVIETLTNLADRIAGVNGVVHGFTGYNRSIDSALTANESEIRSLQDTISKVESSATERQEAVLRQFQSLEGLLARLSADADILTRLLQ